A region from the Brevibacterium paucivorans genome encodes:
- a CDS encoding AMP-binding protein, with protein MNPQTEQFREARDLLIKLREDYDAACEQFSWPRFENFNFALDWFDQIAQGNNNPALWIVEEDGAEGKWSYQELSERSNKLANYLRSCGVKRGDHIMVMLTNQVELWETMLAGIKLGAVIMPTTTQLGPIDLSDRAERGEAQFVVANEQDCAKFDDVEHPLVRIVVGAEPAREGDFAYANYVDAPTQFDPQGQSKADDLMLLYFTSGTTSKAKMVAHTHVSYPVGHLSTMYWMGLEPGDVHLNVASPGWAKHAWSNIFTPWIAEACVFLYNYSRFDASKLMSVMERVGVTSFCAPPTVWRMLIQADLRELKTPPTKALGAGEPLNPEVIQRVQDHWNVTIRDGFGQTETTLQIGNSPGQHMKPGSMGRQLPGFNVVLRDPATGELGDEGEICLTLDPRPVGLTQGYWNNEAKTAEAFADGVYHTGDVAARDADGYITYVGRADDVFKASDYRLSPFELESVLIEHEYVVEAAVVPSPDPVRLAVPKAYVVLAPGIEPGPETAKEILRFCRAELAPYKRIRRIEFTELPKTISGKIRRVELRTREQQLHPDFGDPTVTGQEYADTDFPELKG; from the coding sequence ATGAACCCACAAACAGAGCAGTTTCGTGAGGCACGTGACCTGCTAATCAAACTTCGCGAAGATTACGATGCGGCGTGTGAACAGTTCAGCTGGCCACGCTTTGAAAACTTCAACTTCGCTCTCGACTGGTTTGACCAGATCGCTCAAGGCAACAACAACCCTGCCCTGTGGATCGTGGAAGAAGACGGAGCAGAAGGCAAGTGGAGCTACCAGGAGCTTTCTGAGCGATCCAACAAACTGGCAAACTACCTGCGCAGTTGTGGGGTCAAGCGCGGCGACCACATCATGGTCATGCTCACTAACCAGGTAGAACTGTGGGAAACCATGCTCGCAGGGATCAAACTGGGCGCCGTCATTATGCCTACCACCACACAGTTGGGGCCCATTGACCTTTCTGACCGTGCAGAACGCGGAGAGGCTCAGTTCGTCGTTGCCAACGAACAGGACTGCGCCAAGTTCGACGACGTCGAACACCCACTCGTACGCATTGTGGTAGGAGCCGAACCTGCACGCGAAGGTGACTTCGCATACGCGAACTATGTGGACGCGCCAACCCAGTTCGACCCCCAAGGTCAGAGCAAAGCCGACGATCTGATGTTGCTGTACTTCACCTCGGGAACCACATCGAAAGCCAAGATGGTGGCACACACCCACGTGTCCTACCCGGTGGGGCACCTTTCCACCATGTACTGGATGGGACTGGAACCCGGCGATGTTCACCTCAACGTCGCCTCCCCCGGATGGGCCAAGCACGCGTGGAGCAACATTTTCACCCCATGGATCGCGGAAGCGTGTGTATTCCTCTACAACTACTCGCGCTTTGACGCCTCCAAGCTCATGAGCGTCATGGAGCGGGTGGGAGTGACCTCATTCTGTGCGCCTCCCACCGTATGGCGCATGCTCATCCAGGCTGATTTGCGCGAACTGAAGACCCCGCCCACCAAGGCATTGGGTGCCGGTGAACCGCTCAACCCGGAAGTTATCCAGCGCGTTCAAGACCACTGGAACGTCACCATTCGCGACGGTTTCGGTCAGACGGAAACGACTCTGCAGATCGGTAACTCCCCAGGTCAGCACATGAAACCCGGATCCATGGGACGCCAGTTGCCTGGTTTCAATGTGGTGCTGCGTGACCCTGCCACAGGGGAACTGGGTGACGAAGGTGAAATCTGCTTGACCCTCGACCCTCGCCCAGTGGGCCTCACGCAGGGTTACTGGAACAACGAAGCCAAGACCGCTGAGGCTTTTGCTGACGGTGTCTATCACACCGGTGACGTCGCAGCCAGGGACGCTGATGGTTACATCACCTACGTGGGCCGCGCAGATGACGTGTTCAAGGCGTCGGATTACCGTCTGTCACCGTTCGAACTCGAAAGCGTGCTCATCGAACACGAATACGTGGTCGAAGCAGCGGTTGTTCCTTCGCCTGACCCAGTTCGACTCGCTGTGCCTAAGGCGTACGTGGTGCTGGCTCCCGGAATTGAACCTGGTCCAGAAACCGCAAAGGAAATCCTGCGCTTCTGCCGCGCGGAACTGGCACCATACAAGCGCATCCGCCGCATCGAGTTCACAGAACTCCCCAAGACCATTTCGGGAAAGATCCGCCGTGTTGAACTGCGCACACGCGAACAGCAGTTGCACCCAGACTTCGGTGACCCCACCGTGACGGGACAGGAATACGCGGACACCGACTTCCCGGAACTCAAGGGCTAG
- a CDS encoding CCA tRNA nucleotidyltransferase produces MDVLDSLDPIVGELGNRFDQAGFELALVGGSVRDALLGREIPDLDFTTDARPDDIEKIIAPWADTYWDIGRKFGTIGMMKRGYQVEITTYRADSYDPQSRKPTVAFGDNLDDDLVRRDFTIGAMAVRLPSRTFVDPYNGLSALESRTITTPGSATTSFTDDPLRMMRAARFVSQLGFSLAPEVRAAMSDMADRIAIVSAERVRDELTKLIVGAEPWAGIDALVNTGLADHILPEVSGLRLERDEHHRHKDVYQHSLTVLRQAVQLETEYAKRAMRNAEGDVGESVAEQAQDTAKKATVDPEFTAPDFIVRFAALMHDVGKPATRKFAPGGAVTFYHHDVVGAKLTRSRMKALNFDKETTTKVARLVELHLRFYGYGDAGWTDSAVRRYVTDAGDLLTRLHILTRSDVTTRNRRKAERLAFAYDDLERRIEALAQKEAIGAIRPDLNGQQIMEILGITPGPVVGRAYKHMLEIRMEHGPLSYDEARVQLLNWWETVEPDSKAERNP; encoded by the coding sequence ATGGATGTACTGGACTCACTCGATCCAATTGTGGGCGAGCTTGGTAACCGTTTTGACCAGGCAGGTTTTGAGCTTGCTTTGGTGGGTGGTTCGGTACGCGATGCGTTGCTGGGGCGGGAGATCCCAGATTTAGATTTCACCACTGACGCCCGCCCCGATGACATTGAGAAGATCATTGCACCGTGGGCCGATACCTACTGGGACATTGGCCGGAAGTTCGGCACGATTGGCATGATGAAGCGGGGTTATCAGGTAGAGATCACCACGTATCGTGCCGATTCTTACGACCCGCAATCCCGTAAACCCACCGTGGCATTTGGCGACAATCTGGACGACGATTTGGTGCGCAGGGATTTCACGATCGGCGCCATGGCGGTGCGCCTGCCGAGCCGCACATTCGTGGACCCGTACAACGGACTGAGTGCGCTAGAGAGTCGCACAATCACTACCCCTGGGAGTGCTACGACCAGTTTTACTGATGACCCGTTGCGCATGATGCGGGCGGCGCGGTTTGTGTCGCAGTTGGGTTTTTCATTGGCGCCCGAGGTGCGTGCGGCTATGTCCGATATGGCAGACCGCATTGCGATCGTTTCAGCTGAACGCGTGCGCGATGAGTTGACCAAACTCATTGTGGGTGCTGAACCGTGGGCTGGAATTGACGCCCTTGTGAATACAGGTTTGGCTGACCATATTCTTCCCGAGGTGTCTGGATTGCGTTTGGAGCGCGATGAACACCACCGCCACAAGGACGTGTATCAGCACAGCCTCACGGTGTTGCGGCAAGCGGTTCAGCTTGAAACAGAGTACGCCAAGCGTGCGATGCGCAACGCCGAAGGCGACGTGGGTGAGTCGGTAGCTGAGCAGGCTCAAGACACCGCGAAGAAAGCCACCGTGGATCCCGAGTTCACGGCCCCTGACTTCATTGTTCGCTTTGCAGCGCTCATGCACGATGTGGGGAAGCCTGCAACCCGGAAGTTTGCACCTGGGGGAGCGGTGACGTTCTACCATCACGATGTGGTGGGCGCTAAGCTCACACGCTCCCGCATGAAGGCCTTGAACTTCGATAAGGAAACCACCACCAAGGTGGCTCGCCTGGTTGAACTTCACTTGCGGTTCTACGGTTATGGCGACGCAGGCTGGACCGACTCAGCCGTACGACGTTATGTCACCGATGCCGGTGACCTGCTTACTCGGTTACACATCCTGACCCGGTCGGATGTCACGACCCGCAACCGTCGTAAGGCTGAACGTTTAGCCTTTGCGTATGACGATCTTGAGCGTCGAATCGAAGCGCTCGCACAGAAGGAAGCGATTGGTGCGATTCGCCCAGATCTCAACGGTCAGCAAATCATGGAGATCCTGGGGATCACTCCGGGGCCGGTCGTTGGTCGTGCATATAAGCACATGCTCGAGATTCGGATGGAACACGGGCCACTGTCGTATGACGAAGCTCGGGTTCAGCTTCTCAACTGGTGGGAAACTGTAGAACCTGACTCAAAGGCGGAGCGGAACCCGTAA
- a CDS encoding NUDIX hydrolase, with translation MSRPRPRPGHFPALSRTVEETSAGGIVVNLNSPALEVAVIARINRAGRLEWCLPKGHLEGEETPAQAAMREVAEETGIVGKVLAPLGSVDYWFSAAGFRVHKVVHHFLLRAIGGELTIENDPDQEAVAAAWVPFDELPQRLSFANERRIVIAARHTLPRFDLS, from the coding sequence ATGAGCAGACCACGTCCACGACCGGGCCATTTCCCGGCCCTGTCACGCACAGTGGAGGAAACCTCCGCTGGTGGAATCGTGGTCAACCTCAACTCTCCAGCGCTTGAAGTCGCAGTTATTGCGCGAATTAACCGTGCCGGTCGCCTTGAATGGTGCCTACCTAAGGGACACTTGGAGGGTGAAGAAACACCCGCCCAAGCAGCAATGCGCGAAGTCGCAGAAGAGACCGGAATAGTGGGAAAAGTTTTAGCGCCCTTAGGCAGTGTGGACTACTGGTTTTCCGCGGCAGGTTTCCGTGTACACAAGGTCGTCCACCATTTTCTGCTCCGCGCAATCGGTGGCGAACTCACCATTGAAAACGACCCCGACCAAGAAGCTGTTGCCGCCGCATGGGTGCCATTCGACGAACTGCCCCAACGCTTGTCATTCGCTAACGAACGACGCATCGTCATCGCAGCCCGCCACACTCTCCCGCGCTTCGACCTGTCATGA